Genomic window (Chloroflexota bacterium):
TCCTGGTATTTTGTAAAGATAAGTGGGATTTGTCTGGGAAACCTGAAGACATCGACGTCACCAGCGAAGAGTTCATGCGGTATTCGGATGGATTATGGTATATCCCACCGGAACCACAAAGGCGGGGGCACCCAACGCCTTTCCCGGAAGAGCTTATTTACCGCCTGATCAAGTTCTATACATATAGGGGAAACACGGTGCTGGACATGTTTGGGGGCACTGGGACAGTTGCTGTTGTAGCTTGGAAAACGAGCCGCAACTTTATTCATGTCGACATATCGCCAAAGTATTGTGAAATTGCCCAGCAAAGGCTCGACAAGGTCCAGCTGCAAAGCGCACTGCCGATAGTTAGTTCGGCTACTGGAGTGAAGGTTCGCCCCTCAAATCTGCGAGCAAAACGGCCCACCACATTCGCTAAAGGCTCTAAAGATTCAGCGGCCCACCAAGCGCCACTCTTAGAAAGCACACTGAAGGAAACCTAGCTTGGTAGCCGTTTGCTAGGGATATTACCTCTTCCACAGGGGGATCCAGGAGGGCACAGCCCTTCTGGTCCGCCGAAGGCGGATAGGGCTCCGCCCTAGTCTACTATCCCCCTTCTCCCATCTGGAGAAAAGGGGAGGTCAAGGAGGGTGCTCACTCCTTGGAGGGTTCTAGGGCTCCGCCCTAGTCTACTATCCCCCTTCTCCCTTTAGGGAGAAGGGGGTAAGGGGGATGAGGGTCAAATCAACATGATCGTCCAGAAATATGGTGGAACATCAGTAGCTACAGCCGAAAGGATCAAGGCCGTGGCTTCGCGTATCGCCCGGGCAAAAAGAGAGGGGCGGACGCCAGTCGTAGTTGTCTCCGCTATGG
Coding sequences:
- a CDS encoding site-specific DNA-methyltransferase, which gives rise to MNQILCGDCLEVMTCIPDNTVHLAVTSPPYNLGINYDLHNDNLAYEQYLSLMQRVWVETKRVLVPGGRFALNIAPTSIKNFRPIHHDFANQLREIGMIFRTEIIWYKQTMLKRTAWGSWKNPSNPHIVPSWEYVLVFCKDKWDLSGKPEDIDVTSEEFMRYSDGLWYIPPEPQRRGHPTPFPEELIYRLIKFYTYRGNTVLDMFGGTGTVAVVAWKTSRNFIHVDISPKYCEIAQQRLDKVQLQSALPIVSSATGVKVRPSNLRAKRPTTFAKGSKDSAAHQAPLLESTLKET